The nucleotide sequence gctgggcacagtggctcacacctgtaatcccagcattttaggaggtcaaggctggagggtcacttgaggccaggaggtcaagatcagcctgggcaacatagtgagactttctctctacaaaattaaaaaattggctgggtgcagtggctcacacctgcaatccgagcactttgggaggccgaggcgggcggatcatgaggtcaggagatcgagaccatcctggctaacacggtgaaaccccgtctctactaaaaatacaaaaaaaattagccaggcgtggtggcgggcgcctgtagtcccagctacttgggaagctgaggcaggagaatggtgtgaacccaggaggcagagcttgcagtgagctgagatcatgccactgcactccaggctgggggacagagcaagactctgtctcaaaaaataaataaataaaaattaaattaaattaaataattggctgggtgcagtgactcacacctgcactcccagcactttgggaggccgaggcaggagaatcgcttgactccgggagtttgagatcagtctaggccacaaaccttctctacaaaaagaaaataaaatatacaaaatttaaaaattagccatgcctagtggtgtgcacctgtagtcccagctactttgcaggctgaggcaagaggattgcttgagcccaggagtttgaggctacagtgaactgtgatcacatcactgcactcctgcctgggtgacagatcgagaagCTGGCTCAAAATAAAGATACAAGAGTATAATCGCTGGAGTCAAATACCTTGGCTTTGGATCCTAATCCTGCCTGCTGCCAACCGTTACTTTGGGTAAGGCATTCAAccttttgtgcctcagtttcctcacctgtaaaataaggataattatGGCAGCTATCTGACAGACCTGTTTGAACAATAGCGCAGGACGATACATGTCAAATATTTAGAACAGTTTCAGATCCTGTAAGTTCCGTAGGAGAGGCAGCCACTGTCATTATCACTCTCATCCTCACAAAGCCCTCACTAGGACTGCAGCCTCACTCTAGTGTCCTCTGCAGACCATTTACTTCACAGCCAGCTTCCCCCTCATGGTGGTGGCAGGACCCTCAGCCCCACCCTGCTCCCCTCTCCTGGAGCTGGTTTCTTATTCCCTCTGAAACTCTTTATTAATTTAgttgtttgttttcgtttttgttgttgttgttgttgttgcttgcagacagggtcttgctctgcagcccaggctggagtgcagtggtatgaacagagtgtactgcagcctcgacctcctgggctcaagcgatcctctcaactcagcctcccaggtagccggggctacaggcatgtgccaccatgcctggctccactGGCAACTCTGCCTCATTTTACCATATAGCATCTGCTTTCCCCTACCTCCTTTGGAAATGTGAACACCTCTGTTGTTCTAGATCCACCCAGCTTCCTCTCTGAGTCCCTCACCTCCTCTTTGTCCTAGTGGGTTACACATCTATttgcctcccctccctctcccatctCTCCACCTCCTGTCTTTCCCAGCTCAGCCCAGAAACCAGCACCCCTCCCCTCGCTCCCACAAAGAAGCACACAGCTGTCTTGGTTGGCACTAGTGTTTATTTCAGGAAGCAGGTCTGGAAGACCTGGGTCTGTCCAGTGGAGTCCTGGAGCCTCCAGCTTCTCACTTGGCCTTCGGGTTACGGAACTTGCGTCCAGCAAAGACTGCCTTGTCCCCAAGAGCCTCCTCGATCCTAGAATGCAGGCAAGGTCAGGGCTGCTGCCTTCCAACCTAATGGCCTCCAGCACCCCAATGCCCAGGCCCACTCTTCCCGCTGTACCTCATGAGTTGGTTGTATTTGGCCAGACGCTCTGAGCGGCAGGGGGCGCCAGTCTTGATCTGATGAGGGAAGAAGGATTTGGAAGGTTgggtgaggctggagaggagggGGTTGGACCTGGCCCCAGGGGAACATTCACCTCAGAGGCAGGAGGCCAGAGACCCCAAGAAAACTTGGTGAGACACTCAGTAGACAGAAGCTGCAAGTACCTGTCCTGTGCAGAGCCCCACCACAAGGTCAGCAATGAACGTGTCCTCAGTCTCCCCAGAGCGGTGGCTCACCATCACCCCCCAGCCATTAGACTGAGCCAGTTTGCACCTGAGTGGAGAGGACATTTGATGTGGCCTTCTAGAGGCTCCTCAGTGGGAAAGCAGGGGTTGGGTGGGGCCTGTCCCTGCTGTTTTGGGTAGCAAGCACTCTGCAGGGAGGGCAGTGACTAAGTTCTTTGGGAAGTAGGAGAGGAAAAGAATTCTCATCTTGATTTTGGGCTCTGGAGATGCTGGTGAGAAGAGCAGAATCTGAGAGAGGAATGGTGTGGGCTGCGGGTGGGGGGTCATGAAAGGGCCACAGTGGCAAAGCTCTTGGAGTCAGGCCAAGGGTTAGTCAAAGCCTTGAGATCAACGTGTGGGTAGGTCAGGTGCCAGGGGAAAGGTAAGCTTGGAGTTAGTGGGTGAGACTGCGGCTGGAGTGGGCAGAGCGGGGGCAGAGGGAGGCGCCGGTGAGCGTCAGGGTCAGGAGACACTCACGCCTGGATCGATTCGGTCACCGAGCCGATCTGGTTGACCTTTAGCAGTAGACAGTTGCAGGCCTTCTTCTCAACGGCCTGGGCGATCCTCTTGGGGTTGGTGACTGTCAGGTCATCCCCCACAATCTGGATGTTCACCCCCGAGAGGAAGGAGGTCCAAGTGGCCCAGTCATCCTGGTCAAAGGGGTCCTCGATGGAGACCACTGGTGGGGTTTGGGAGCAGAGACAGGGCTAGAGGTCAGAAGGTGCCTCATGGAGGGGTGACAGGGCAGAAGAGCTTAAATGGGGATTTCAATGGGGCTAAGGATTGGTGGGATCCAAGCCCATGGTAAAGCAGGTCACTGAAATCAGGGTATTAGGCAGCTGCAGGGGATTCGGGCAGGAACACTGGGACACCTGAGCGCCTCACCAGGATAGTTCTTGATAAAGCTCTTATAGAGCTCTCCGAGCTTCTCCCCAGTGATGTGCCGTGCGGGATCATCGGGCGACTTGAAGTCAAGATCGTACTTCCCATTGCGATAGAACTCAGATGCTGCCACGTCCATGCCGATCACCACCTTGTCTGGGTAACCAGCTGCCTGGATGGCTGTCTTCAGCAGctccagggctgggggaggacCAAGAAAGGACCTGAGACTCAGCACCCCTTGTCTACAGCCTCCCCTGCCCATGTGGAGATCCAGGGGGTCTGCCCCCCAGGGTGCTCAGCACTGACCCTCATTGTTCTCCAGGATGTTGGGTGCGAAGCCACCTTCATCACCCACATTGGTGGCATCCTTCCCATATTTGGCCTTGATGACCCCCTTAAGGTGGTGGTAGACCTCAGCACCAATGCGCATGGCTTCCTTGAAGGAGCTGGCTCCCACAGGCAGAATCATGAACTCCTGCATGGCCAGCTTGTTTCCAGCATGGGAGCCCCCGTTGATCACATTGAAGGCCTGAGATGGGGAGAGGGTGTCTGGACCTGGGCTGGGGCATGAGGGCTCAAGAAGGGATGGGGGCGGGGGGTGTTGGGGTGGAAACCTGGCTTCCCTACTTACTAGCTCAGTGGTCTAGGATGAGTAATTTTGTTCAAGAgcctctttcctcattttttttttttttttttcttgagacagagtctcgctttgtcaccaggctggagggcaatggtgcaatctcggcttaccgcaacctctgcctcccaggttcaagtgattctcctgccttagcctcccaagtagctgggactataggcgggcgccaccatgcccggctaatttttgtatttttagtagagacagggtttcaccatgttggtcaggctggtgtcgaactcctgacctcatgatctgcctgcctcggcctcccaaagtgctgggattacaggcgtgagccaccgcgcccagcctctctttcctcatttctataaaatggggatagcacCTACTTCCCTGTAGGATCTTTTGCTGAAAATTAGAGAAATTGAATGTAAAGTTCTTAGCATGTGCCTAGCATATAAtagctaacactttttttttttttttgagacggagtctggctctgtcgcccaggctggagtgcagtggcgcgatctcagctcactgcaagctccgcctcccgggttcacgccattctcctgcctcagcctcccgtgtagctgggactacaggcgcccgccaccatgcccgactaatttttgtatttttagtagagacgggatttcaccatgttagccaggatggtctcaatctcctgacctcgtgatctgcccatcttggccttgcaaagtgctgggattacaggcatgagccaccgctcctggctttttttttttttttagatggagtcttgctcttttgcccaggctggagtgcagtggcacgatctcggctcactgcaacctccgcctcccgggttcaagaaattctcctgcctcagcctcctgagtagctggaattacaggcgcccaccaccacgcccagctaattttttgtatttttagtagagatggggtttcaccatgttggtcaggctgatctcgaaccactgacctcgtgatccacccacctcggcctcccaaagtgctgggattacaggcgtgagccaccgcgcccggccatagctAACACTTTTATATGGcatttactacatgccaggcactaagtactttacatatataagcccatttctttttttttttttttttttttttttgagacggagtctcgctctgccgcccaggctggagtgcagtggccggatctcagctcactgcaagctccgcctcccgggttcacgccattctcctgcctcagcctcccgagtagttgggactacaggcgcccgccaccgcgcccggctaggtttttgtattttttagtagagacggggtttcaccgtgttagccaggatggtctcgatctcctgacctcgtgatccgcccgtctcggcctcccaaagtgctgggattacaggcttgagccaccgcgcccggccatataaGCCCATTTCATTCTCAAAACACCTCTATTCATTGGTAtcattacccccattttacagatggggaaactgagacacagcaGTTAAAGAACTTGCCTAAAATCATACAACTAATaacaggcagagccaggattcaaacccagcaaTCTATCTCTAGAGTCCATGCTCTTATGCAATCTTCCTAGTAAGTAACAAGAAATGGTAACATTATTATTGAGATTAAATTCAAAGAGTTTCCATTCATTAAGAGGGCACTGGTGTAAGAAGGACTCAAGAAGATACAAAGAAATGCCAAGATCTTTGCCTCAAAGAAACTCTCAATATGATTTGGGGTGTGGGGTGTAGGGTGCGGGGTTGGCATGAGGCTGGAGTTACCGAGCCTAGGACTGGAATGGCAAGGAACTGGGTTATATGGCAGGGAAGGAAGCATATAGAGCCTTCAGGGAAGGTTTGGATtgtgggaaagagggaggggcTGGACCACAGCAGGAGAGATTCAGTTTCAGGAAACTGCTTCTTAGGAGCTGGTCTGAAAGGTGGATTTTCCATGGGGGCATCCCTGGCTGGGTGGGGGTGGCTCTGTCACGGCAAGATCCAGTGGGGGTGGGTAGCTGCACTTACTGGCACTGGGAGTATAAGGTCAGGGTTCCCAGCGAGATCTGCGATGTGGCGGTACAGGGGGACCCCCTTCTCAGCTGCTCCCGCCTTACACACGGCCAAGGACACGCCCAGGATGGCATTGGCCCCAAACTTGGCTGGAAGGAGGCAAGCGGGAAGAAAGGATGAGAGCTTCTTCCGGGTTTGGGGTGGCTACTCCAAGAAGACGCCAGAGTTCCAAACCACTGAGCATGAAGAATTGGTTAACAGATCTCTCTCCCACCGCCTGAGTAGCTCTGGGAGCCCCCACCCCGGGGGAATGTGTCAGCTGCATGTCTGTGTCCACcgcccagcccaggcctggcagAGGGCAGGCATAGGAAATGCCTGTGGAATGAACACAAATCCATCCAGCTGCGGTGTGACCCAAAATGGGGGACCCAGAAATAACCCATCAGGCCTCACCCCTGTGGCCTCTCACCATCTCTCCCATACCTCAACCCTTCCCCACCGCTGCCCTTCACTCACACTTATTCTCGGTCCCATCCAGCTCAATCATAAATTTGTCAACTTTTTCTTGATCCACAACACTTAGTTTCTGGAAGGGTGGGTTTGAGAGGGGAGAGCAGAGGTCAGATTTCTCAGAAGTCAGGGCACGTACAAGGGGAGGATAAGTGAAAATGGGGAGAGGCGCGTCTGGGGTGAGGGAGCAGGGGCATGGAGAGGAGACTGCAGGGAGCCGGCTTCCCCACTTGCCTTTTGCAGCAGAGCAGGGCCTAGAGTCTTGTTGATGTGCTCCACAGCCTTCAGGACTCCTAGACAGGCCAGAGGACGAGGTTTGGATCTCAATCAATTGGGCCTCTTTCTGTGGACCCCAGCTCCTCAAGAGCTTTGGGGGTTCCAGTCCTCTACCCATTGTGCACCCATGTCCTAAAGCCACCCACACAGACTCCTTCTGCACTGGTGTCTCCTCACCTTTCCCCAGGTAGCGGCCTTTGTCCCCATCTCTTAGTTCCAGAGCTTCATAGATACCCGTGGAAGCCCCACTGGGCACAGCTGCTCGGAATCGGCCTGGGGCAGGAGGAATTGGAAGATCACAGGGATGGCTAGGCcaagtggctcgtgcctgtaattccagcactttgggaggcctaggcaggtggatcacttgaggtcaagagttcaagaccagcctggccaacatggtgaaaccgtctctactaaaaatacaaaaattagctgggcgtgatggcacaggcgtgtaatcccagctacttgggaggttgaggcaggagaatcgcttgaacccgggaggcggaggttgcagtgagccgagattgcatcactgcactccagcctgggtgacagagcgagactgtctcaaaaaaaaaaaaaaaaagagctcacagGGAGTCCCCTCTACCCCTCAAAGGGCTGAGGTATCCTCTCTGAGCTCAGGGACAGGAGGCACTGCAGAGACTCCTGCTTCTCTTCTCCCAGCTTCCAGCTCTGGTTCCATTTTGGAAGAGGGCTAGGGAAGAAGTCTGGGAAAGGGAAcctgagagaaaggagaggataTGGCACAGAATTGGGGGGTAAAGGCCAAAGGGTTGGGGTCTTCTGGGGCGAGCCTATCCAATGGGCCTTATGTTACCCTTGGCTGTGTGCAGGTCCACCTCCACTGTGGGGTTGCCCCTGGAGTCCAGGATTTCCCGGGCAAAGATTTTCTGCATGGCCATGGCTGCAGGACAGGAGGTGTGAGGGTAGACAGTTGATCTCTTAAGGAACCAGAAATCCCTTGCCCTTTAAGAGTCTTCCCCACTCCAAGAAGGCAGGTGCTGGAGCTAAAAATACCCTACAAAAAGGTCACAGACCAAAGAGGCAGGCgcagccccctcccccactcAGAATAGCTCTTATTCCACCCTCCCATCCTAAGAATCCAGGGGCCTCTCATCTATGGCTCCTAGGATGCCATCACTCCCCAAGCCCCCACCTCCCCCAAGGCTGCACTTAGGCCTTCTCCTTCCACCCTCTGGTCAAGCAGTCTGTTCTCCACGGCTGGTGGCCTTCAAATCCTTTCTGGTTCTCATTTTCCTGCTCCGAAATCCTCTTGGGCCCCCAGTTCCCTACCAGGTTCCAACTCTAGCTGCCCTTCTCTATCCATCCTTACTGCCCCTCCTCACAGCCTCCTTTCCCTAGATCCTTGGGTGCTCCCAGAGTTTGTCCCATCTGCTTGCTccagccgccccttcccccagcttTTTCAAGCACCTCCAGtcccaggagaaaaaaaagcagaaacgTCCCCCACTTCCTCCAACTCAACACCATGCGCACCCTTTACTACGTCCACCCCGGGGGATGGAAGATTTAGCTGACCTGGGATGTCTTCGTTGGAGGTTTGGATGGAGCTCCGAGTCTAGGTGGCAGCTGGGACAGTGTCAGCTCACCCCCTCTCGGGCTGCGCATTTATCCCTGAGCCACTGGGTCCCCAGCCAGCcccgcctctctctctctccatcctccccCCTTCACACTGCGCTGGCAGCCAAGTGCCCACTACAGCCTAAAGCAGAAGCCTCTGGCCCTGGGCACCTGCCCCCTTACCAAAGGTCAACTACTATCCCCCACTTTCTTTCCGTCCCCCAGTAACAGTCCCAGTTTTAATTCCACCCTTTGGGAGGAGCGGGGGAGGGGCTTCAGATGAGGGGTCTCCCCCACCCCAGGATTACATTCCCCTTTTGCAAACGTCAAGAGGAATGTGTGACCTTTAGGAAAGGCCAGGGGTAACCTGAGCTCtgcaaggctggggagggggccTGGAAGAGGGGCTGCAGGATTGACATCCACACATGCTCAGATCGCTGGGCGGGCCTCTGCCCtcagtgggggaagggaggggactTCTGGGCAAGCTCTGACGTCTAAAATTGAACCCCCCCCACCCCAGAAGGCGAGAGGGTCTCACCTCTTAGGGTCCTCATAACGGCCATTATCGGCGCCGCCCCATCCTACCCTCTCCAGGCCAGCCAGGGTGGGGATGAATTAGGGGCCAGGAGACAAATTTAGACGGGCCCTCTCGGCTGGCGCGGCGCCCGATTGATAACGCTGGGACAGCACTTGTCGCCCGGCATGGGGACTATTGGTCAGAGCCCTTCTCCCCACCGACTGTGGGCGCTCAGCGCACGGCCCCAGCCCATCAATGAATGGGGTTGAATCAACAGTGAACAAAAATGAATGGACCGAGGACGGGTGGCCCTTTGTGAGCTTCTGCACGCCTGGGGCTCCTCCGGCGCCCCGCCGTAGCACTGCGGGGAGGTGGGTCTCTGCTCTCGGTAGAGATCTCCACCTTGCCAGCTCTGGGGCCAGTGCGGGGTCTGCCCCGAGCTCCTCTGCAGCCATGCCAGCCGAACGGCTGGGGTCACGGGGCTCGACTCGGAGGCCCTTCCCGCCGGCGCCGGGGCAGCCCGCGCCCGGTGACTCACCCCCGCCTCCCTCTCCACACCCCTGCTCCCCGCCCCGCCGGCCAGCGCGgcctcccagcccccacctcaAGCCACCTGCCCCGCCACCCGTCCCGTCTCCCATCTTGCCCCGCCCTCTCATCTCAGGCCGCTCCTCCCGGGATTTTTCcaccctggggtgggggtgcggCGGGTCAGGGGTCAGGAGATGGCGGGCGGGGAGCGCCGCCACGTGCCCGGGTGCGGCCCCGCCCGAGCCCGCCAGTGACTCAGCCGCGCGGCTGTCGAGGAACACGGGCTCGAGGGGCGTCGGGGACTGTGGGGTTCGG is from Macaca thibetana thibetana isolate TM-01 chromosome 16, ASM2454274v1, whole genome shotgun sequence and encodes:
- the ENO3 gene encoding beta-enolase encodes the protein MAMQKIFAREILDSRGNPTVEVDLHTAKGRFRAAVPSGASTGIYEALELRDGDKGRYLGKGVLKAVEHINKTLGPALLQKKLSVVDQEKVDKFMIELDGTENKSKFGANAILGVSLAVCKAGAAEKGVPLYRHIADLAGNPDLILPVPAFNVINGGSHAGNKLAMQEFMILPVGASSFKEAMRIGAEVYHHLKGVIKAKYGKDATNVGDEGGFAPNILENNEALELLKTAIQAAGYPDKVVIGMDVAASEFYRNGKYDLDFKSPDDPARHITGEKLGELYKSFIKNYPVVSIEDPFDQDDWATWTSFLSGVNIQIVGDDLTVTNPKRIAQAVEKKACNCLLLKVNQIGSVTESIQACKLAQSNGWGVMVSHRSGETEDTFIADLVVGLCTGQIKTGAPCRSERLAKYNQLMRIEEALGDKAVFAGRKFRNPKAK